In one Hemitrygon akajei chromosome 3, sHemAka1.3, whole genome shotgun sequence genomic region, the following are encoded:
- the LOC140725053 gene encoding uncharacterized protein, whose amino-acid sequence MARLRAECKFSEKYSTPEELYFERTENLEKSIDLSRIEHDDPELQNMFDDSILPKSASSTTSVPKFAQLNSECFEEKLPLNPEKSQPSTIIDTDRKPGAGRWSASMSSKSTTFRGTMLSIIFEESVPTPTSDNEENCQSSMEETTTVKATKEHDSTPSSSLKHFSGKTEAARKTRSRSYSQKSSINFNSNFIEKSIIKRKNKRAKRLPTEQQTRIQEWTIRQLNNIEEASKHELVIEAE is encoded by the exons ATGGCAAGATTGAGAGCTGAATGTAAATTCTCCGAGAAATATAGCACTCCTGAAGAACTATACTTTGAAAGGACTGAGAACTTGGAAAAAAGTATTGATCTTTCCAGGATAGAACATGACGACCCAGAATTGCAGAACATGTTTGATGATTCAATTTTACCCAAATCTGCATCGTCAACAACTTCTGTACCTAAATTTGCACAGTTAAATTCTGAATGTTTTGAGGAAAAGTTGCCTCTAAATCCTGAGAAATCTCAGCCCAGCACAATAATTGACACTGATCGTAAACCAGGAGCTGGCCGATGGAGTGCAAGTATGTCAAGTAAGTCTACAACTTTTAGAGGAACAATGCTGTCAATAATATTTGAAGAGAGTGTTCCAACCCCCACATCAGACAATGAGGAGAATTGTCAATCCAGTATGGAAGAGACTACTACTGTTAAAGCCACTAAAGAACATGATTCAACACCATCCAGTTCTCTCAAGCATTTCAGTGGAAAGACTGAAGCTGCTCGTAAAACCAGATCTAGATCATATTCTCAAAAATCTTCTATTAATTTTAATTCAAATTTTATTGAGAAATCCATCAtcaaaaggaaaaacaaaaggGCAAAAAGATTGCCTACAGAGCAG CAAACTCGGATACAAGAATGGACAATTCGCCAATTAAACAACATTGAAGAAGCCAGCAAACATGAACTAGTTATAGAAGCCGAGTAA